One segment of Fibrobacter sp. DNA contains the following:
- a CDS encoding (d)CMP kinase, with translation MIIAIDGPAGSGKSTTAKIVASRLGITYLDTGAMYRVITLKALRAGIPATDEPALARLTADTVISFSGKLPDTRVFMDGEDVTDAIRGSDVTSNVSDYCAPKVVREALVEQQRRIAEGNSVVCEGRDIGTVVFPNADLKFFMTASVVERAKRRQKDFEKLGISKSVDELVEEITLRDKKDSTRANSPLCKADDALEIDTTSMSLEEQAELIIERALRLMKEEQKK, from the coding sequence ATGATAATAGCTATCGATGGACCGGCAGGATCAGGTAAAAGCACAACTGCAAAAATAGTTGCATCCCGTCTCGGTATCACATATCTGGACACAGGAGCGATGTACCGTGTTATTACCCTGAAAGCGCTTCGTGCCGGCATCCCTGCCACTGATGAGCCTGCTCTGGCCAGGCTGACTGCAGACACGGTAATCAGTTTCTCTGGCAAGCTTCCTGATACCAGGGTATTTATGGATGGGGAAGATGTCACTGATGCTATCCGGGGTAGTGATGTCACTTCCAATGTCTCAGATTATTGCGCTCCGAAGGTGGTAAGGGAGGCGCTGGTGGAGCAGCAGAGACGGATTGCCGAGGGTAACAGCGTTGTTTGTGAGGGCAGGGATATCGGCACAGTGGTTTTCCCCAATGCCGATCTGAAATTTTTCATGACCGCTTCAGTTGTTGAGCGGGCGAAGAGAAGGCAGAAGGATTTTGAGAAGCTTGGCATTTCCAAATCGGTGGATGAGCTTGTAGAGGAGATCACACTCAGGGATAAAAAGGATTCCACCCGCGCCAACAGTCCTTTGTGCAAGGCGGATGATGCTCTGGAAATAGACACTACATCGATGAGTCTTGAAGAGCAGGCAGAACTGATAATTGAGAGAGCCTTACGGCTCATGAAAGAGGAACAAAAAAAGTAA
- a CDS encoding phosphoribosylaminoimidazolesuccinocarboxamide synthase, whose translation MVSRETISQHLSNCLDDTSFLGISGLRKGKVRDSYDLGETLMLVTTDRQSAFDRVLANIPFKGQVLNEISRFWFDNTTHIVRNHLISVPDPNITIAKKCKVFPVEFVVRGYLTGSTDTSAWSQYSNGIRNICGNILPDGMVKNQKFDKPILTPTTKSDEHDESMSAQEIISRGIIDEKIWKKLESIVFALFNFGTEVGSRNGLILVDTKYELGLDTDGNIVLIDEIHTPDSSRYWLESTYREKFDKGEEPENIDKEFLRLWFRNNCDPYKDKVLPKAPDELIIELSSRYINLYEMITRLQFIPGTDVSIKDRIRSNLKAAGII comes from the coding sequence ATGGTCTCCAGAGAAACAATCTCTCAACATCTCAGTAATTGTCTCGACGACACATCATTTCTTGGAATCAGCGGTCTGCGGAAAGGCAAAGTACGTGACAGTTACGATCTGGGTGAGACTCTCATGCTTGTCACAACCGACCGGCAAAGCGCTTTTGATCGTGTCCTGGCTAATATCCCTTTTAAAGGGCAGGTTCTCAACGAGATCAGCAGGTTCTGGTTTGACAATACAACCCATATTGTCAGAAATCATCTGATATCTGTCCCGGATCCCAACATCACCATAGCAAAAAAATGCAAAGTGTTCCCGGTTGAGTTTGTGGTGCGTGGCTACCTGACAGGATCAACTGACACTTCAGCCTGGAGCCAGTACTCCAATGGTATCCGCAATATCTGCGGCAACATTCTACCTGATGGTATGGTGAAAAACCAGAAGTTCGACAAGCCGATTCTCACTCCTACAACCAAATCAGATGAACACGATGAATCGATGTCGGCACAGGAGATTATTTCCAGAGGAATAATCGATGAAAAGATCTGGAAGAAGCTGGAATCGATAGTTTTCGCCCTTTTTAATTTCGGAACAGAAGTAGGATCACGCAATGGTTTGATTCTGGTTGATACCAAATACGAACTGGGTCTCGATACCGATGGAAACATAGTTTTAATTGATGAGATTCACACTCCTGATTCCTCAAGGTACTGGCTCGAGAGTACATACCGGGAAAAATTTGACAAAGGAGAGGAGCCGGAGAATATCGACAAAGAATTTCTGCGCCTCTGGTTCAGGAACAACTGCGATCCTTACAAAGACAAAGTTCTCCCCAAGGCTCCTGATGAACTGATTATCGAACTTTCATCCAGGTATATTAATCTTTACGAAATGATAACCAGGCTTCAGTTTATCCCCGGAACCGACGTTTCAATAAAGGACAGAATCAGAAGTAATTTAAAGGCAGCGGGAATCATTTAA
- a CDS encoding glycine--tRNA ligase, whose protein sequence is MNTIVSLCKRRGIIFQSSEIYGGLNSCWDYGPLGVELKRNVKEAWWKSMITNRRDVVGLDASILMHPKVWEASGHLSGFTDPLVDCKKCKERFRADHLENLDCCPKCGGEFTPVRRFNLMFKTFMGPVEDQSATVYLRPETAQGIFVNFLNVQQSSRLKPPFGIGQIGKSFRNEITPGNFTYRTREFEQMEMEFFVPPADDQQWYDYWKNARLQWYKDLGIKTENLRLRDHDKDELAHYAKACADVEYKFPFGWSELEGIANRTDYDLKKHSEASGKSLAYFDEESKQHYFPFVIEPAAGADRATLAFLVDAYDVEGEGKDARTVLHLHPSLAPIKAAVLPLVKRDGMPEKAEKIFKDLLDNSINSFYDHTSSIGRRYARQDEVGTPFCITVDSQSMEDDTVTVRERDSREQYRVAAESVVEVISGKLKAARK, encoded by the coding sequence ATGAACACAATAGTAAGTCTCTGCAAGAGACGCGGTATAATTTTTCAGTCCAGTGAGATCTACGGCGGTCTTAACAGTTGCTGGGATTACGGACCTCTCGGTGTCGAGCTTAAGCGCAATGTCAAGGAAGCGTGGTGGAAATCCATGATTACAAACCGCCGGGATGTCGTTGGTCTCGACGCCTCGATACTGATGCATCCTAAAGTCTGGGAAGCCTCCGGGCATCTCTCCGGGTTCACCGATCCACTTGTGGACTGCAAAAAATGCAAGGAGCGTTTCCGCGCCGATCATCTGGAAAACCTTGACTGCTGTCCCAAATGCGGCGGTGAGTTTACTCCTGTGCGCAGATTCAACCTCATGTTCAAGACTTTCATGGGTCCTGTTGAAGACCAGTCTGCAACCGTTTATCTGCGTCCGGAAACAGCACAGGGAATATTTGTCAATTTCCTGAATGTCCAGCAATCCTCCCGTCTCAAACCACCATTTGGTATCGGGCAGATTGGAAAAAGTTTCAGAAACGAGATCACTCCCGGCAATTTCACCTATCGCACACGTGAATTCGAGCAGATGGAAATGGAGTTTTTTGTTCCGCCTGCTGATGACCAGCAGTGGTATGACTACTGGAAAAATGCCCGGCTTCAATGGTACAAAGATCTCGGTATCAAAACGGAAAATCTACGTCTGCGCGACCACGATAAAGACGAACTGGCACATTATGCCAAAGCCTGTGCAGATGTAGAATACAAATTTCCATTCGGATGGAGCGAACTGGAAGGAATCGCGAACAGGACCGACTACGATCTTAAAAAACATTCAGAAGCAAGCGGCAAAAGCCTCGCCTACTTCGATGAGGAAAGCAAGCAGCACTATTTCCCCTTTGTGATCGAGCCCGCAGCAGGAGCAGACAGAGCTACTCTGGCATTTCTGGTGGATGCCTACGATGTGGAAGGTGAAGGGAAGGACGCACGGACGGTTCTTCACCTCCATCCATCGCTGGCTCCGATCAAAGCAGCTGTGCTCCCCCTGGTCAAAAGAGACGGCATGCCGGAAAAAGCAGAAAAGATATTCAAGGATCTCCTTGACAATTCCATAAACTCCTTTTATGACCACACATCATCGATCGGCCGCAGGTATGCAAGGCAGGACGAGGTCGGTACTCCCTTCTGCATCACTGTTGACAGTCAGTCAATGGAAGATGACACTGTTACTGTTCGTGAACGTGACAGCCGCGAACAGTACAGAGTCGCTGCCGAATCGGTTGTTGAGGTAATAAGCGGAAAACTAAAGGCAGCAAGAAAATGA